In a genomic window of Desulfurobacterium atlanticum:
- a CDS encoding XRE family transcriptional regulator: protein MCNKQNDFSFRIKRLRETLKMTQKEFAEKIGRSHRSVQEWESGRVIPPENILKFIETVFSVNPEWLRHGKGKMFLKKKPESNLKFLGNVESDFVLVPVPVISGVRAGRGLYPEINNPEEVEMFYVPTKRAEHRMFFFKVEGDSMNPRLKDGDWVLADLDSSVYSGDLAVVELTNGELMVKKFREKGDIVILENYNTDYEPIVVKESDIKNLAKVISILPKGES, encoded by the coding sequence ATGTGTAATAAGCAAAACGATTTTTCTTTTAGAATAAAGAGGCTAAGAGAAACTTTAAAGATGACTCAAAAAGAATTTGCAGAAAAAATTGGACGTTCACATCGTTCAGTTCAAGAATGGGAAAGTGGAAGAGTAATTCCTCCAGAAAATATTTTAAAATTTATAGAAACAGTCTTTTCCGTTAACCCAGAATGGCTTCGTCACGGTAAGGGAAAGATGTTTTTGAAAAAGAAACCTGAATCCAATCTAAAGTTTCTTGGTAATGTTGAATCGGATTTTGTTCTTGTTCCTGTTCCAGTTATATCCGGAGTGAGAGCGGGAAGAGGACTTTACCCAGAGATAAATAATCCGGAAGAAGTGGAGATGTTTTATGTACCAACAAAAAGAGCAGAACATCGGATGTTTTTTTTCAAAGTTGAAGGAGATTCTATGAATCCAAGATTAAAAGATGGAGATTGGGTTCTGGCAGATCTTGACTCTTCTGTCTATTCGGGAGATCTTGCGGTTGTAGAACTAACTAACGGTGAATTGATGGTGAAAAAGTTCCGTGAAAAAGGAGATATTGTAATTCTTGAAAATTACAACACAGATTATGAACCGATTGTTGTTAAAGAATCAGATATTAAGAATCTTGCAAAAGTTATTTCTATACTCCCGAAAGGAGAATCCTGA
- a CDS encoding conjugal transfer protein TraG N-terminal domain-containing protein, translating into MKKKIFIFLCILLFPSVLYAATPADTIYTWGYGDILAKALHGVADVVGSGSFETIFKIFLALSLFSSVISLIFSIGRRVDYFSVFKMWIFGSMVFTLLFTVKIPVAVEDVSGFSQVVNNVPWLIGKPLAFFSQIEKRMGEVVEQAFFPTTSYIGYNQLGPITPLSMVAGEVEATTPVDPYLYKSINNYVKDCVIPDILDGSKSLITLQSSHTLWTDLGDTNPARFTVVYDSTDPDGTVYDCPSAYGVLDGRVRIYAAGDGLNVLSNSLGFVSSSIIASSLGLANDYFMSYSASAQDAILQGIAINQMKSGYREWAIAAGVNPDAISYSLSTATQQLKQTSLAKAITGAKYLPMAKGVGTAFFVAMLPFMIVISLFSGPRAFKVVLTVYVWFLLWHVGEVILNAFLLNSAQSQLSAIAAGGPTLMSAANVAAASQDKIIAFSSFYWLIPTISFGLASGAAYAFSSVASGIMGAASGAAAAGAAEAAKGSASFGNLAYGNVSSNNIDWLHRENMGTETRMDLLNYSMNGRRSISTSFANRMNSGGVYKEQIANQSVSAFGLPGVSGKDKFIDGEAVFGDKGVTIHGKTAGGWNIDGLINKNGQFTGVMKTGNKELQYDHGVPIKEKIFGEDGSVTERIGDAVSWKKAGGGFEGVNGTITGVSLSSAAIKSALTAKEQLSERASDMWKKGQQLLNKYTEKFGIDRSFSDITRAGKTVENGSDYSEEVKQMAKREESSAVEHALEDLVKSGEIKKNEVQGMLKAGANLVGIGANGVILRSKDNRYEIALTGKTAQKFKEAFVKNYISSQSGRKVLKEAERGSKDEEFKERLSSAVSYGEEASKYLAKAHEYKEEASKMNEKSLSAGINVLPEAINEYLDSKGITDKNARYRKTAEIVDKMNKLFATDPQKGVQYLNRISGGDYKTLEDISRMKVDIKKPEDFSVKKQMGKGQSLKDEVLGGINSGGTSVNGKYSGNPGNNASTGVSVLHNAVDPQVWKGHVTGKENIEMVQNLLRNSFARRGLTYDKDKIYVEAWNNDARRIFPAARKAIDNKMIHTVLEKMQESPDKKVQNIDENFMKSMKSGEVVETEGGLKVAKLTPGTYLTYSKDTGYSVLEFNDEKAESLRVKNLNPNWKLE; encoded by the coding sequence TTGAAAAAGAAGATTTTTATTTTTCTTTGCATATTGCTTTTTCCTTCTGTTCTTTACGCAGCAACACCTGCTGACACCATATATACATGGGGATATGGCGATATTCTGGCAAAGGCTCTTCACGGTGTGGCCGATGTTGTAGGTTCCGGCAGCTTTGAAACCATATTTAAAATTTTTCTTGCCCTTTCTTTATTCTCTTCTGTTATCAGTCTAATATTTTCTATAGGTAGAAGAGTTGATTATTTTTCAGTTTTTAAAATGTGGATTTTCGGTTCAATGGTTTTTACCCTTCTTTTTACTGTAAAAATTCCTGTGGCTGTGGAAGACGTTTCAGGGTTCAGTCAGGTAGTAAACAATGTGCCCTGGTTAATAGGGAAACCTCTTGCCTTTTTTTCACAGATTGAAAAAAGGATGGGAGAAGTTGTTGAACAGGCGTTTTTTCCTACAACTTCTTACATAGGATATAATCAACTTGGTCCAATTACACCCCTTTCGATGGTTGCCGGGGAAGTAGAAGCTACCACACCTGTTGATCCCTATCTATACAAGAGTATCAATAACTATGTAAAAGATTGTGTGATTCCCGATATACTTGATGGTTCTAAAAGTCTTATTACCCTTCAATCTTCACATACTCTCTGGACGGACCTCGGAGATACAAATCCTGCACGGTTTACTGTTGTCTATGATTCTACAGATCCCGATGGTACGGTTTATGATTGTCCATCCGCTTACGGAGTGCTTGACGGTCGAGTGAGAATTTATGCAGCCGGTGATGGTCTTAATGTTCTGTCAAACAGTCTTGGCTTTGTTTCTTCTTCAATTATTGCAAGTTCTCTCGGGCTTGCTAACGATTATTTTATGTCTTACTCAGCAAGTGCTCAAGATGCCATTTTGCAGGGTATAGCAATAAATCAGATGAAGTCGGGATATAGAGAGTGGGCGATAGCTGCCGGAGTAAATCCTGATGCTATTTCTTACTCTCTTTCTACGGCCACGCAGCAGCTGAAACAGACATCTCTTGCGAAGGCAATTACAGGAGCAAAATACCTGCCGATGGCAAAAGGGGTGGGAACTGCCTTTTTTGTGGCGATGCTTCCTTTTATGATTGTTATTTCTCTCTTTTCAGGTCCGAGGGCATTTAAGGTTGTTCTAACAGTATATGTGTGGTTTTTACTGTGGCATGTTGGGGAAGTGATTCTAAACGCCTTTCTGCTAAACTCTGCCCAGAGCCAGCTTTCGGCAATAGCTGCTGGCGGTCCCACTCTAATGAGTGCCGCAAATGTTGCTGCAGCTTCTCAGGATAAGATTATTGCCTTCTCATCTTTCTACTGGTTAATACCGACTATAAGTTTCGGGCTTGCTTCAGGTGCTGCTTATGCTTTTTCTTCTGTTGCTTCCGGAATTATGGGAGCCGCTTCAGGTGCTGCAGCTGCAGGAGCTGCAGAAGCTGCTAAAGGTTCTGCAAGTTTTGGAAACCTCGCTTATGGAAACGTTTCCTCAAACAATATTGACTGGTTACACAGAGAGAATATGGGAACCGAGACAAGAATGGATCTGCTAAATTATTCCATGAACGGTAGAAGATCTATCAGTACCTCTTTCGCAAACAGAATGAACTCAGGAGGGGTATATAAAGAGCAAATAGCCAATCAGTCCGTTTCTGCATTTGGCCTTCCTGGTGTTTCAGGTAAAGATAAGTTTATAGATGGAGAAGCTGTTTTTGGTGATAAAGGAGTGACCATACACGGGAAAACCGCAGGTGGATGGAATATTGATGGCCTTATTAACAAAAATGGCCAATTTACAGGAGTAATGAAAACAGGAAACAAAGAATTACAATATGACCATGGAGTTCCCATAAAAGAGAAGATTTTCGGGGAGGATGGTTCTGTAACCGAACGTATAGGTGATGCTGTTTCATGGAAGAAAGCCGGTGGTGGATTTGAAGGTGTCAATGGAACCATAACCGGAGTGTCTCTTTCATCAGCTGCCATTAAAAGTGCTTTAACGGCAAAAGAGCAGCTTTCAGAGCGTGCCTCGGATATGTGGAAAAAAGGCCAGCAACTTCTTAACAAATATACTGAAAAGTTCGGAATTGACAGAAGTTTTTCTGATATTACAAGGGCCGGTAAAACGGTGGAGAACGGAAGTGACTACTCCGAAGAAGTAAAGCAGATGGCAAAGAGAGAGGAATCTTCAGCCGTTGAACATGCTCTTGAGGATCTGGTGAAGTCAGGGGAGATTAAGAAAAATGAAGTTCAAGGAATGTTAAAAGCAGGGGCTAACTTAGTAGGTATCGGGGCTAATGGTGTTATTCTCCGCTCCAAAGATAACCGTTATGAAATTGCCCTGACAGGTAAAACAGCTCAGAAATTTAAGGAAGCTTTTGTTAAGAACTACATATCTTCTCAAAGCGGTAGAAAGGTTCTTAAAGAGGCCGAAAGAGGTTCTAAAGATGAAGAATTCAAAGAAAGATTATCAAGTGCTGTATCTTATGGGGAAGAAGCTTCAAAATATCTTGCTAAAGCTCATGAATATAAAGAAGAAGCTTCAAAAATGAATGAAAAATCTCTTTCTGCAGGCATTAACGTTCTTCCGGAGGCGATAAACGAATATCTTGATAGTAAAGGGATAACCGATAAAAATGCAAGATACAGAAAAACTGCAGAAATAGTAGATAAAATGAATAAACTGTTTGCCACCGACCCACAAAAAGGTGTTCAGTATTTGAATCGCATTTCTGGAGGGGATTATAAAACCCTTGAAGATATTTCAAGGATGAAGGTTGATATTAAAAAGCCGGAAGATTTTAGTGTCAAGAAACAGATGGGAAAAGGTCAAAGCTTGAAGGATGAGGTTTTAGGTGGCATAAACAGCGGGGGAACCAGTGTTAATGGGAAATATTCAGGCAATCCGGGAAATAATGCTTCAACCGGAGTTTCGGTGCTCCATAATGCGGTTGACCCGCAGGTTTGGAAAGGGCATGTAACAGGTAAAGAAAATATAGAAATGGTTCAAAATCTGTTGAGAAATTCTTTTGCCAGAAGGGGACTTACCTACGATAAAGACAAGATATATGTAGAGGCCTGGAATAACGATGCAAGAAGAATTTTTCCGGCTGCAAGAAAAGCCATAGACAACAAGATGATACATACTGTCCTTGAGAAAATGCAGGAATCTCCGGATAAGAAAGTGCAAAATATTGATGAAAATTTCATGAAAAGCATGAAGTCCGGAGAGGTGGTTGAAACCGAAGGTGGACTAAAGGTTGCGAAACTTACCCCCGGAACTTATTTAACATATAGTAAAGATACTGGTTATTCAGTACTTGAGTTTAATGATGAAAAAGCTGAATCTTTAAGAGTTAAAAATTTGAATCCCAACTGGAAGTTAGAGTGA
- a CDS encoding ATP-binding protein has protein sequence MEEIFYRFNPWWEEEYKINFIDRPKYTVPLVSSIDNPSIEIITGLRRIGKTSIIKLIIDKLIHEKNIQPNRIFFISLDFYKLENLSILDIVEEYLKLQKLSFSEKIYLFLDEVTYKKDFALQLKNLYDLYNAKLFVSSSSASVLKDKKAFLTGREKITEVLPLDFDEFLNFKGIKIKKADKHLLEGYFEDYMKIGGIPEYVLTEDLEYIKHLIDDILYKDIIAMHNIKEKTAVKEFFLLLMERAGKQLSLNKISKVLGISPDTAKRFFEYFLDTYIIYAIERCGKLNERLKSPKKIYAGDVGIRNVITGFRDLGAVFENLVFLKIKNRKPCYVLRDGIEIDFFTEDKTLIEVKYKVDLNKKQLELFNEFPANKKLLIDGFEKYQSLSFLL, from the coding sequence ATGGAAGAGATTTTTTATAGATTCAATCCGTGGTGGGAAGAAGAGTATAAAATAAACTTTATTGATAGGCCTAAATATACAGTACCTTTGGTGTCATCTATTGATAATCCCTCCATTGAGATTATTACAGGACTTCGCCGTATTGGTAAAACTTCAATAATCAAACTGATTATTGATAAACTGATACACGAGAAAAACATTCAACCGAATCGTATATTTTTTATATCTCTGGATTTTTATAAGCTGGAAAATCTGAGTATTCTTGATATTGTGGAAGAATACTTAAAATTACAGAAGTTGTCTTTTTCGGAAAAAATCTATCTGTTTTTAGATGAAGTTACATATAAAAAGGATTTTGCACTTCAACTAAAAAACTTATATGACCTTTACAATGCCAAACTATTTGTTTCTTCATCTTCAGCTTCGGTTTTGAAAGATAAAAAAGCCTTTTTAACTGGAAGAGAAAAGATTACAGAAGTTTTACCCCTTGATTTTGATGAGTTTTTGAACTTTAAAGGAATAAAAATTAAAAAAGCAGATAAACATCTATTAGAAGGTTATTTTGAAGATTACATGAAAATCGGAGGAATTCCGGAATATGTTTTAACGGAAGACCTGGAGTACATAAAACATCTTATTGATGATATTCTTTATAAAGACATAATAGCCATGCACAACATAAAAGAGAAAACGGCTGTAAAAGAGTTTTTTCTTCTGCTTATGGAAAGAGCTGGAAAGCAGCTGAGCTTGAATAAAATATCAAAAGTATTAGGGATAAGTCCCGATACAGCGAAGAGATTTTTTGAGTATTTTCTGGATACGTATATTATTTATGCAATAGAAAGATGCGGAAAACTCAATGAAAGGCTGAAATCTCCTAAAAAGATATATGCTGGTGATGTTGGTATAAGAAATGTTATTACAGGATTCAGGGATCTGGGAGCGGTATTTGAAAACCTGGTTTTTTTAAAGATAAAAAATAGAAAGCCATGTTATGTTTTACGGGACGGTATAGAAATTGACTTTTTTACTGAAGATAAAACGCTCATTGAGGTTAAGTATAAAGTGGATTTAAATAAAAAACAACTTGAGCTGTTTAACGAATTTCCGGCAAATAAAAAATTGTTAATTGATGGTTTTGAAAAATATCAAAGTTTGTCGTTCCTTTTGTGA
- a CDS encoding helix-turn-helix domain-containing protein, with amino-acid sequence MRRKVMAYNDDKKKLFYDFFQTFKENYFPCFPEPFKSKIPVSARYTLMCLYSYMNHQGEAFPSMRTLSKITGYTLKTVHASIDILEQKGIISIKKHHRYNCYLIKDFSPSLLAFIWIPKDIFDYYISPLAKITLCSLVWLKPAGDEIIIKTTKELAEFMNLSSKTVRKALEELYYKDYISFYSAGRIKFPKLLWKF; translated from the coding sequence GTGCGTAGAAAGGTAATGGCGTATAACGATGACAAGAAAAAACTCTTTTATGACTTCTTTCAGACCTTCAAGGAAAACTATTTTCCATGTTTCCCTGAACCATTCAAATCTAAAATACCCGTATCGGCAAGATACACACTTATGTGTTTATATAGTTATATGAATCATCAAGGAGAAGCTTTCCCTTCAATGAGGACTCTTTCAAAAATTACCGGATATACCCTTAAAACAGTTCATGCTTCTATAGATATTCTTGAACAAAAAGGAATTATTTCCATAAAAAAACACCACCGATATAACTGCTACCTTATAAAAGATTTTTCTCCATCTCTGCTGGCATTTATATGGATTCCTAAAGATATTTTTGATTATTACATTTCTCCTCTTGCAAAGATTACTTTATGTTCATTGGTATGGTTAAAACCCGCAGGAGATGAAATCATAATTAAAACAACTAAAGAGCTCGCAGAATTCATGAATTTATCTTCAAAAACAGTAAGAAAGGCTCTTGAAGAGCTTTACTATAAAGATTATATATCTTTTTATAGTGCAGGAAGAATTAAATTCCCGAAGCTTCTTTGGAAGTTTTGA
- a CDS encoding ParM/StbA family protein, which produces MIIGLDVGFGRTKVCTEEKCFSFPSWVARHTPSADEEVETVSLFGEEYVVGEDAKYESSLIEISDIKDYLKYLPLFLKYVSQNLSETPEIIITGLPPKYRNYAEKVEKIIEDTEAAGKVIPQGMGIFFDVKGQVSQSEDILIIDIGYNTLDYIMLVKDERKQIGFRKRKSNTIDNFGINRAVLEFRNNLEDSYIKNLSLTRLNEIFINGKGRILNETVDFSKQRERAVNAYAEMVIGRLKTEVGDFIANVETIVIAGGGARFIKGEMIGRPDAFIPEKPEFSQARGYFVFGKTLGEEK; this is translated from the coding sequence ATGATAATCGGACTTGATGTAGGATTCGGAAGAACAAAAGTATGTACGGAAGAAAAATGCTTTTCATTTCCGTCCTGGGTAGCAAGACACACCCCATCAGCTGACGAAGAAGTGGAAACTGTTTCCCTTTTCGGTGAAGAATACGTAGTGGGAGAGGATGCAAAATATGAGAGCAGTCTTATAGAGATATCGGATATAAAAGACTATCTGAAATATCTGCCGCTCTTTCTCAAGTATGTTTCACAGAATCTTTCAGAAACTCCGGAAATTATAATTACAGGCCTTCCACCGAAATATAGAAACTATGCGGAAAAAGTGGAGAAGATAATAGAAGATACGGAAGCGGCCGGCAAAGTCATACCACAAGGGATGGGAATATTCTTTGACGTGAAAGGACAGGTTTCACAAAGCGAAGATATACTGATAATAGATATAGGCTACAACACACTTGATTACATTATGCTTGTAAAAGACGAAAGAAAGCAAATAGGCTTCAGAAAAAGAAAATCAAACACAATAGACAACTTTGGAATAAACAGAGCGGTTCTTGAGTTCAGGAACAATCTGGAAGACAGCTATATAAAAAATCTCTCACTTACAAGATTAAACGAAATTTTTATAAACGGTAAAGGAAGAATACTTAACGAGACGGTGGATTTTTCCAAACAGAGAGAAAGGGCTGTTAATGCGTATGCTGAAATGGTGATAGGAAGATTAAAGACAGAAGTTGGAGATTTTATAGCCAACGTTGAAACGATAGTTATAGCAGGAGGAGGAGCAAGATTTATAAAGGGAGAGATGATAGGAAGGCCTGATGCTTTCATTCCCGAAAAACCGGAATTTTCGCAGGCAAGGGGATATTTCGTATTTGGGAAAACTCTCGGGGAAGAAAAATGA